The genomic DNA CGCAGGGTCTGCGTCCTCTTCGTCTGCAATGTCTGGAGTTCCAAACTTCGCCGGGTCCTTCTCGTACTCCAGAAGTCCCTCCTTGACAGCAGCTTGAGTTAACTTCAATACATTTTCATATGCGTCGATATCGCCAGCCTTCGATCGAGCCAAAGCATCCCGAACATCGTGATGTGTACCCACCAGTGATCGCAAAATGTGAAAGCAATGTGGCTGCATAGCAGAGAGATTCGGGTTCGTGCACTTCACATGCTTCActccattcttcttcttttccttgACGGCCTCACGCTTCTGTTTCTTTGTAGGCGCTTGTCcttcgacatcgtcctcggcgcCTCTCTTGAGACCATTCGCGTTCCCATTGGTCTCAGGCTGCGAATCTGAGAGCAGAAATAGCTCCTCACGCTGAGGTGGATCCTGGTGGAGGACGTACTTGTGTATAATGTCCAGATAACGTCTCAAGATAGCGTCTGCTCTGTAGCCGCCCTTGCCATCCCGCCCTCGCCAGTattctcgtccttcttccCCAACTGGTGGTGCAGTACCAAAGATGCTCGGATCGTACAAATTGCCTTCAGCGCTCATCACTGCGTCTGCGCCTGTCGCATCGAGGCACTCTTCAATGTCTCCATGCTGCAGGATGTTGCCATTTGCAAAAATCACGGTCTCTTTCGGGAGCTCTTCTCGCAGATATCGAATCACAGACCAATCTGCCAGCCCTGTCTCATGCCCTTTCTgatgtcgctgtcgtccGTGCACTGTTATGATACTCGCGCCCGCGGAGAGAATCATCTTCGCATACTCCAATGTCTTCTCTTTCGTCTCTTGAACCCTAAATTTGGCTGTCACCGGAATATCCAAATTCTTGTGCAGATTGTTGATC from Cercospora beticola chromosome 3, complete sequence includes the following:
- a CDS encoding uncharacterized protein (antiSMASH:Cluster_5~BUSCO:EOG09262Q6S), with protein sequence MAPAKLEGRAFYESIGSPKYVVAPMVDQSEFAWRLLTRSFLPPELRSSILCYTPMFHAKLFSDNPKYRANHFEPLKPPITMADPPDAEHLKTMGEEDKYLDGNPKIDRPLFVQFCANDPDLFLKAAQMVAPYCDAVDLNLGCPQGIAKRGNYGAFLQEDWDTIYKLINNLHKNLDIPVTAKFRVQETKEKTLEYAKMILSAGASIITVHGRQRHQKGHETGLADWSVIRYLREELPKETVIFANGNILQHGDIEECLDATGADAVMSAEGNLYDPSIFGTAPPVGEEGREYWRGRDGKGGYRADAILRRYLDIIHKYVLHQDPPQREELFLLSDSQPETNGNANGLKRGAEDDVEGQAPTKKQKREAVKEKKKNGVKHVKCTNPNLSAMQPHCFHILRSLVGTHHDVRDALARSKAGDIDAYENVLKLTQAAVKEGLLEYEKDPAKFGTPDIADEEDADPALSSTAAVRRCKRPFWVCQPYVRPLPKEALEKGSLQLSKKEMARLAAEKAEKEKAGVSADGHVEIVKTAVAESSTNGAASKQEMSARGHANANGTVTKTDAGDSTEATSAVEERTEIPKEGMVMG